Proteins encoded by one window of Streptomyces sp. NBC_01477:
- a CDS encoding DeoR/GlpR family DNA-binding transcription regulator — protein MRAEERQHRILTLARHQGQVEVTVVASDLKVAPETIRRDLGVLERRGLVRRTYGGAYPVEGAGFETNMAQRLTLHVADKRRIAAEAVKLVGEAETVFVDEGYTPQLLAMLLPTDRPLTVVTASLSTAAAVADSADTTVLLLGGRVRARTLATVGSWATAMLAGFVIDLAFVGSNGISRELGLTTPDPVVADVKAKALEVSRRRVFMGHHSKFGASSFCRFAEVADFEAIVTDTGLSSAEAHRYALLGPRVFRV, from the coding sequence ATGCGGGCCGAGGAGCGCCAGCACCGCATACTCACCCTCGCGCGCCACCAGGGCCAGGTCGAGGTCACCGTGGTCGCCTCCGACCTGAAGGTCGCGCCGGAAACCATCCGCCGCGACCTCGGCGTCCTGGAGCGCCGAGGCCTGGTCCGCCGCACCTACGGCGGGGCCTACCCCGTCGAAGGCGCGGGCTTCGAGACGAACATGGCGCAACGGCTCACCCTGCACGTCGCCGACAAGCGCCGTATCGCCGCCGAGGCGGTCAAGCTGGTCGGCGAGGCGGAGACCGTGTTCGTGGACGAGGGCTACACCCCCCAGCTCCTCGCCATGCTGCTGCCGACCGACCGGCCGCTGACCGTGGTCACCGCGTCGCTGTCGACCGCGGCGGCGGTCGCGGACTCCGCCGACACCACTGTTCTGCTGCTCGGCGGCCGGGTCCGGGCCCGGACACTGGCCACGGTCGGCTCCTGGGCCACCGCGATGCTCGCGGGCTTCGTCATCGACCTGGCCTTCGTCGGGTCCAACGGCATCTCCCGCGAACTCGGCCTGACCACCCCCGACCCGGTCGTCGCCGACGTCAAGGCCAAGGCGCTGGAAGTCTCCCGGCGGCGGGTGTTCATGGGCCATCACAGCAAGTTCGGCGCCAGCAGTTTCTGCCGCTTCGCCGAGGTCGCCGACTTCGAGGCGATCGTCACCGACACCGGTCTGTCCAGCGCCGAGGCGCACCGCTACGCACTGCTGGGACCACGCGTCTTCAGGGTCTGA